In Streptococcus respiraculi, one DNA window encodes the following:
- the mvaD gene encoding diphosphomevalonate decarboxylase gives MTKKVGIARAHTNIALIKYWGKRDKDLFLPMNSSLSLTLDAFYTDTKVIFDDSLPADVFYLNKKKQSEKEHQKISQFLNLFRDYTGERRFARVESLNFVPTAAGLASSASAFAALSLATSTALGLELSREELSTFARRGSGSSTRSLFGGFVEWDMGTSAADSMAHPIDDATWDIGMIILAVDTGKKKIASRVGMDHTVQTSPFYSMWVETAAQDLQDIKAAIARRDFERLGQITEHNGMKMHATTLSANPPFTYWTADTMKAQEAVRQVREDLGVPAYMTMDAGPNVKVLCRASDMERLVTALTDHLPTEQVLTSLPGAGAYALSEADWQESQAVFLRKEHHD, from the coding sequence ATGACTAAGAAAGTAGGAATCGCGCGTGCCCATACCAATATTGCCTTGATTAAATATTGGGGAAAGCGGGATAAGGACCTGTTTTTGCCGATGAATTCGAGTTTATCGCTGACACTGGACGCTTTTTATACAGATACCAAGGTCATCTTTGACGATTCCTTGCCAGCTGATGTCTTTTACTTGAACAAGAAAAAACAATCCGAAAAAGAACATCAAAAAATTTCGCAATTTTTGAATTTATTTCGCGACTATACAGGTGAGCGGAGATTTGCCCGTGTAGAGAGTTTGAATTTTGTGCCGACAGCGGCAGGTCTTGCTAGTTCGGCTTCAGCCTTTGCTGCCCTATCACTTGCAACTTCAACGGCCTTAGGCTTAGAGCTGTCTCGTGAGGAATTATCGACCTTTGCCAGACGTGGTTCAGGCTCTAGTACCCGCAGTTTATTTGGCGGCTTTGTCGAATGGGACATGGGGACGAGTGCAGCAGATTCTATGGCGCATCCGATTGACGATGCGACTTGGGATATTGGGATGATTATTTTGGCGGTAGATACAGGTAAGAAAAAGATTGCTAGTCGTGTAGGAATGGATCATACTGTTCAGACCTCTCCTTTTTATTCTATGTGGGTTGAAACAGCAGCGCAGGACTTACAAGATATCAAAGCTGCGATTGCCCGACGGGATTTTGAAAGACTTGGGCAAATCACAGAGCATAATGGCATGAAAATGCATGCGACAACCTTGTCGGCTAATCCCCCGTTTACTTACTGGACAGCAGATACGATGAAAGCGCAGGAAGCAGTTCGTCAGGTGAGAGAAGACTTGGGTGTGCCTGCTTATATGACCATGGATGCAGGACCCAATGTCAAGGTGCTTTGCCGAGCGAGCGATATGGAGCGCCTAGTTACAGCCTTGACAGACCATCTGCCAACAGAGCAAGTCTTGACCAGTCTTCCGGGAGCGGGTGCCTATGCCTTATCAGAAGCAGATTGGCAGGAATCGCAGGCTGTTTTTTTAAGAAAGGAACATCATGATTGA
- the mvk gene encoding mevalonate kinase, with protein MVAIGRSTGKIILIGEHAVVYGQPAIAMPFSAVQITAEVRKEGQALSVSCDFYQGLVHEMPKIWESLKHAIRFSLYRIGAPTDPAIHIEISSTIPAERGMGSSAAVAAAVARALFSFYEKNLSDEELWEIVQSSEKIAHGNPSGIDATTVTGTTPIFFIKNQSIEPVALSLDAYLVVADTGKTGNTLEAITDVALLYKRRSEVESWIEALGELAYQARDYLAHNQAELLGRVMNQAHAYLTDLSVSDESLDRLVTIACETGALGAKLTGGGRGGCMIALARTEEEAKTIAQALAGAGASQTWIQYLGEGHD; from the coding sequence ATGGTTGCAATAGGAAGATCAACAGGAAAGATTATTTTGATAGGAGAGCATGCAGTGGTTTACGGTCAGCCAGCCATTGCCATGCCTTTTTCTGCTGTCCAAATTACAGCAGAGGTTCGTAAAGAAGGCCAAGCTCTTTCTGTTAGTTGTGATTTTTACCAAGGCTTGGTTCATGAAATGCCTAAAATCTGGGAAAGTTTGAAACACGCTATTCGCTTTTCCCTCTATCGGATTGGCGCACCGACAGACCCAGCCATTCATATTGAGATTAGCTCCACGATTCCAGCAGAGCGGGGAATGGGCTCGAGCGCTGCGGTAGCTGCAGCAGTAGCGCGAGCGCTATTTTCCTTTTATGAAAAAAACTTATCAGATGAAGAGTTATGGGAAATTGTCCAATCGTCTGAAAAGATTGCCCACGGAAATCCGTCTGGCATTGATGCAACAACTGTAACAGGCACTACACCAATCTTTTTCATTAAGAATCAGTCGATTGAGCCTGTAGCCCTTTCCTTAGATGCCTATCTGGTTGTCGCAGACACGGGAAAGACAGGAAACACACTCGAAGCAATCACCGATGTGGCGTTGCTTTATAAGCGCCGTAGCGAGGTGGAAAGTTGGATTGAGGCTCTGGGGGAGCTGGCCTATCAGGCACGAGACTATCTGGCGCATAATCAGGCGGAATTGTTGGGACGGGTGATGAACCAAGCTCATGCCTATCTGACGGATTTGAGTGTGTCAGACGAGAGTTTGGATAGACTGGTGACCATTGCCTGTGAAACGGGCGCCTTGGGGGCCAAACTAACCGGAGGTGGCAGGGGTGGCTGCATGATTGCCCTAGCAAGAACTGAGGAAGAAGCAAAGACAATCGCTCAGGCCCTAGCAGGAGCAGGTGCCAGCCAAACATGGATACAGTACTTAGGAGAAGGACATGACTAA
- a CDS encoding phosphomevalonate kinase — MIEASAPGKLYLAGEYAVVEAGYPAVIVAVNQRLFAKLQQAEVGSIYSTQQPDLEVVWSRQGELICTRSSNPYQLITSSMQVVEDYVRALGVDIDKVYRLEILSDLDDEASGTKYGLGSSGAVTVAVVKVLLSYYQEELTPTLIYKLSALAQLRIGMTGSFGDLATSSFEGVVAYRSVDRKWLKEAMNRLSILELVAQDWKELSIQELELPDGLDLLVGWTGSAASTDRLVASMQGQLNQEEKEAVHRHFLATNRTCVEALIRACHENDRVAVREAIVTNRKQLQDFSAGMGILIETPQLSRLCQLAMEQGAVAKSSGAGGGDCGICLVDSLVQKEGIVKAWEEAGIVPLTLSIGYRK; from the coding sequence ATGATTGAGGCGAGCGCACCAGGGAAATTATACTTGGCAGGGGAATACGCGGTCGTTGAAGCAGGGTATCCAGCAGTGATTGTAGCAGTCAACCAGCGCCTGTTTGCCAAACTGCAACAGGCAGAAGTCGGAAGTATCTACTCTACGCAGCAGCCTGATCTTGAGGTGGTATGGTCGCGCCAAGGCGAGTTGATTTGTACAAGGTCAAGTAATCCCTACCAGTTGATTACGAGCAGTATGCAGGTGGTTGAGGACTATGTTCGTGCGCTTGGAGTAGACATAGACAAGGTTTATCGTCTTGAAATTCTCTCAGACTTAGATGATGAAGCGTCTGGCACCAAGTATGGGCTTGGCTCTTCAGGAGCTGTGACGGTTGCAGTCGTTAAGGTCCTGCTTTCCTACTATCAAGAGGAATTAACACCGACCTTGATCTACAAGTTGTCGGCACTTGCCCAGTTGCGAATCGGGATGACAGGCTCTTTTGGCGACCTTGCTACCTCTAGCTTTGAAGGCGTTGTTGCCTATCGCTCGGTAGATAGAAAGTGGCTCAAAGAGGCCATGAATCGCTTGTCTATTTTGGAATTGGTGGCACAGGACTGGAAAGAATTATCCATTCAAGAGCTTGAACTACCAGATGGGTTAGATTTACTGGTCGGCTGGACAGGCTCTGCTGCTTCAACGGATCGATTAGTAGCAAGTATGCAAGGGCAGCTCAATCAGGAAGAAAAAGAAGCAGTTCATCGTCACTTTTTGGCAACCAATCGGACTTGTGTCGAAGCACTGATTCGCGCCTGTCACGAAAATGATAGGGTGGCAGTCAGAGAAGCCATAGTGACCAATCGCAAGCAACTACAGGACTTTTCAGCTGGTATGGGTATTCTCATCGAGACTCCTCAGCTGTCCCGCTTGTGTCAATTGGCGATGGAGCAAGGTGCTGTTGCCAAGTCCTCAGGTGCAGGTGGCGGTGATTGCGGGATTTGTCTAGTAGACTCCCTCGTACAAAAGGAAGGGATTGTAAAGGCCTGGGAAGAAGCGGGAATTGTTCCCTTAACTCTTTCAATTGGGTATAGAAAATAG
- the fni gene encoding type 2 isopentenyl-diphosphate Delta-isomerase, with protein MLGNEAVGLNRKDEHVALANQQFTLASASDFEETRFVHHSLPEMKVADVSLKTSIAGLELEMPFFVNAMTGGSKKTGEINQLLGILGRETKIPIATGSVSAALKDPSVAHTFSIVRKENPNGLIFANLGAHHDVENAKRAVDILEADALQIHLNAPQEMVMPEGDRDFSMWMNNIETLVRELEVPVIVKEVGFGMSRETVGQLTSIGVKTVDISGVGGTDFVRIEDARRTRNTYDYLHGWGQSTIISMIEAMGLSATSRPQLIASGGVKTPLDIVKLLALGAEAVGLSNRFLQLVKDRRSVEQAIEEVQVFCESITAIMTLLGARDVATLRQTDLVLAPAVQHWCTARGIDWTYYANRSSNRSE; from the coding sequence ATGTTGGGAAATGAAGCTGTTGGTCTAAATCGTAAAGATGAGCATGTGGCCTTGGCGAACCAGCAATTTACACTGGCATCAGCAAGCGACTTTGAAGAGACCCGCTTTGTTCATCATTCTCTCCCAGAGATGAAGGTGGCAGATGTCAGCTTGAAAACATCAATAGCTGGTTTGGAACTAGAAATGCCCTTTTTTGTCAATGCTATGACAGGCGGGAGCAAAAAGACTGGGGAAATCAACCAATTATTAGGGATTTTAGGACGGGAAACCAAGATTCCGATAGCAACTGGTTCTGTCAGTGCGGCGTTGAAAGATCCGAGTGTGGCCCACACCTTTTCGATTGTGCGCAAGGAAAATCCCAATGGACTTATCTTTGCTAATCTAGGGGCTCATCATGATGTAGAAAATGCCAAAAGAGCGGTGGATATCCTTGAAGCAGATGCCTTACAAATCCACTTGAATGCGCCTCAGGAAATGGTCATGCCAGAGGGTGACCGTGATTTTTCCATGTGGATGAATAATATTGAAACTCTTGTCCGTGAACTTGAGGTGCCAGTCATTGTTAAAGAAGTTGGTTTTGGAATGAGTCGTGAAACGGTGGGGCAATTGACCTCTATTGGTGTAAAGACAGTGGATATTTCTGGAGTTGGTGGGACAGATTTTGTAAGAATTGAAGATGCCCGTAGGACACGAAACACTTACGATTACCTCCATGGTTGGGGGCAATCGACCATTATTTCCATGATAGAGGCCATGGGTTTGTCTGCAACTAGTCGTCCGCAACTCATTGCTTCAGGCGGAGTTAAAACTCCTTTAGACATCGTTAAATTGCTAGCGTTAGGGGCAGAAGCAGTCGGTCTATCCAACCGCTTTTTGCAGTTGGTCAAGGATAGACGGTCTGTGGAGCAGGCAATTGAGGAAGTCCAAGTATTTTGTGAGAGTATCACAGCGATTATGACCTTGCTCGGTGCGCGTGATGTGGCAACCTTGCGCCAGACCGACCTAGTTTTAGCACCAGCTGTTCAACATTGGTGTACAGCTCGAGGGATTGATTGGACATATTATGCCAATCGTTCGTCCAACCGCAGCGAGTAA
- a CDS encoding MarR family winged helix-turn-helix transcriptional regulator, with protein MTAINHLLYQLHVTDQTLTQLFEKRLGISLTRYEILQFLLAFAPCNQIRVQEVLQIDQAALTRHFKILEEKGYVTRVRNPQNQREVVVDLTDFAKDQLVTSPPPHHADVKAQMENILSSEERETLEALLDKLVDGLETIAIDEN; from the coding sequence ATGACCGCAATTAATCACCTACTTTACCAGCTTCATGTTACCGATCAGACCCTGACCCAATTGTTTGAAAAGCGTTTGGGGATTAGCTTGACACGGTATGAGATATTGCAGTTCTTGCTTGCCTTTGCGCCCTGTAATCAGATTCGGGTGCAGGAGGTCTTGCAAATTGACCAAGCCGCTCTGACCCGCCATTTTAAGATTTTAGAAGAAAAGGGTTATGTGACTCGAGTCCGTAATCCACAAAATCAGCGGGAGGTTGTGGTGGATTTGACCGACTTTGCAAAAGACCAGCTCGTCACCTCCCCTCCGCCTCATCATGCGGATGTGAAAGCGCAAATGGAAAACATTTTATCAAGTGAAGAACGTGAAACCTTAGAAGCTTTGCTTGATAAGTTGGTAGATGGGTTAGAAACGATTGCCATTGACGAGAATTAG